In Drosophila subpulchrella strain 33 F10 #4 breed RU33 chromosome 3R, RU_Dsub_v1.1 Primary Assembly, whole genome shotgun sequence, the following are encoded in one genomic region:
- the LOC119563152 gene encoding peroxidase, with translation MGVIKYICLLALIIGASLLTIGEAKSSRDVVAELNRIPASKWLQFVDSALDSVKRQKRLEDSLLSSDITVRNGSLSHAQLLDTLPSLASKEDSIIALKILKSSLFVYNSECLPNEIDGDDCRSYLEQKPLPEGSSLRTECENLIKGNREGHNAFRRLLESSHYRNGFYEMFPNSGSRDAVPAAWNISKKLYEADDTQSSEEQIVENNLNLGLAQWAQFVEHDLSKPVSQSMGSGAPIECCSRDQNNLQPRHHHPACAPILYQPDGKYDVPSCLNYVRSALAVADCNFGGAEQLNQATGSLDLSQLYGFTLAAEKKLRALQGGLLKTTPRGEYDNALLPMATDTEGPSFCARERIGDGTCFAAGDSRVNSNPFSILIYTIFMRNHNKLAAELHQRNRRWNDEKLFQAAKAINVAIYRQVVLEEWLPAVLGDRLASEIKRKQYKRALEVSNEFAVAAIRFYFSMLPNELQNLAKNNVVEGNEKIQYVFVSKELPTTNLFELKEEIYKPKLQYTSAKLNDILESILNQQTMDMDSTYAGGVVWHKSTKPTHADILATDIQRGRDHGLLPYHRYLESCFLSKPVTSWKDLEHFIPKDVLEKLKTIYSSWADVDLIVGGISEKPVRGSVGPTFSCIIAEQFVHVLKQHEQKPDHNHAQLVEEYRHFNGTKLLCLNSGLSAVPQNIFQLPSASNQMVSCANV, from the exons ATGGGTGTAATCAAGTACATCTGCCTGCTGGCTCTCATAATAGGAGCATCATTATTGACAATAGGCGAGGCGAAAT caAGTCGGGATGTTGTTGCTGAGTTAAACAGGATTCCAGCATCGAAATGGCTGCAGTTTGTCGATTCGGCTCTCGACTCAGTTAAAAGACAAAAGCG GCTAGAGGACAGTCTGTTGAGTTCCGACATAACTGTTAGAAACGGAAGCCTTTCACACGCTCAACTCCTGGACACATTACCAAGTTTGGCATCAAAAGAGGACAGCATAATCGCTCTGAAAATCCTGAAGTCCAGCTTATTTGTTTACAATAGCGAGTGCCTGCCCAATGAAATCGATGGTGATGATTGTCGCAGTTACCTGGAGCAAAAACCCCTTCCCGAGGGCAGCAGCTTGCGAACAGAGTGCGAGAACTTGATCAAGGGAAACCGAGAGGGTCACAATGCCTTCAGGAGGTTACTTGAGAGCAGCCACTACAGGAACGGCTTTTATGAG ATGTTTCCCAATTCCGGTAGTCGCGACGCTGTTCCGGCAGCTTGGAACATTAGTAAGAAGCTCTACGAGGCCGATGACACTCAGTCTTCTGAAGAACAAATTGTCGAGAACAACTTGAATTTAGGCCTGGCACAGTGGGCTCAATTTGTGGAGCACGATCTCAGCAAGCCCGTATCCCAATCAATGG GCAGTGGAGCTCCGATAGAGTGCTGCAGCCGTGACCAAAACAACCTTCAGCCGCGTCACCACCACCCGGCTTGTGCTCCGATTCTGTACCAGCCCGATGGGAAATACGACGTGCCTAGCTGTCTCAATTATGTGCGAAGTGCTCTGGCCGTGGCCGATTGCAATTTCGGTGGCGCCGAACAG CTAAACCAGGCCACGGGATCCTTGGATCTATCGCAACTCTATGGCTTCACCTTAGCGGCCGAGAAAAAGTTGAGGGCCCTCCAGGGAGGTCTCTTGAAGACAACGCCACGCGGAGAATACGATAATGCCCTGCTGCCCATGGCCACGGATACGGAAGGACCTTCCTTCTGTGCCAGGGAAAGAATTGGTGATGGCACCTGTTTTGCAGCTGGGGACTCCCGGGTAAACAGCAATCCCTTCTCCATACTGATCTACACGATCTTTATGCGGAACCACAACAAATTGGCTGCCGAACTGCATCAAAGGAATCGCCGGTGGAACGATGAGAAGCTCTTCCAGGCAGCCAAGGCCATAAATGTGGCTATATATCGTCAGGTTGTCTTAGAGGAGTGGCTGCCGGCAGTGCTCGGTGATCGTCTGGCCTCCGAGATTAAGAGAAAACAATATAAGCGTGCTTTGGAGGTCTCCAATGAATTCGCGGTGGCCGCCATTCGATTCTACTTCTCAATGCTGCCCAACGAGCTCCAAAATCTGGCCAAGAATAACGTAGTGGAGGGAAATGAAAA AATCCAATATGTCTTTGTGAGCAAGGAGCTCCCGACCACAAACCTATTTGAGCTCAAGGAAGAAATCTACAAGCCAAAGTTGCAGTACACATCCGCAAAATTAAACGACATCCTCGAGAGTATACTCAATCAGCAGACTATGGATATGGATtccacctacgctggtggg GTCGTCTGGCACAAGAGCACGAAGCCCACCCATGCTGATATCCTGGCCACCGACATCCAGAGGGGCAGAGATCACGGTCTGCTGCCATATCATAGGTACTTGGAATCGTGTTTCCTATCCAAGCCCGTGACTAGCTGGAAGGACTTGGAGCATTTCATTCCCAAAGAT GTTTTGGAAAAGCTGAAAACCATCTACTCCAGTTGGGCTGATGTAGATTTAATTGTTGGTGGCATTTCGGAGAAGCCAGTTCGCGGATCCGTTGGCCCCACCTTCAGCTGCATAATAG CTGAGCAATTCGTACACGTTCTTAAACAACACGAGCAGAAGCCAGACCACAATCACGCTCAATTGGTGGAGGAATATCGTCACTTTAATGGCACAAAACTCCTGTGCCTGAACTCCGGTCTTTCAGCTGTTCCCCAGAATATCTTTCAGTTGCCATCGGCCAG TAATCAAATGGTATCTTGTGCAAATGTCTAG